GGCGATTTCATCGATTTTTTCCGCGTGTTGCAGTAAGGAAATACGAGTGAAGGTTTGGGTATTATCACTACTCTTTTCCACCATAAAATGGTTGTGCGCCGAGGCGGCAACCTGGGGTTGATGAGTAACACAAAAGACCTGTAAACGCTCACCTAATTTACGCAACATTTGTCCCACTAAGGCCGCGGTAACACCACCAATACCCACATCTACCTCATCAAATAATAACGTTGGAGTGGAGCCTTGTTGGGCGGTGATCAGTTGAATGGCTAAACCGATTCGTGAGAGTTCCCCACCTGAAGCAATTTTACTCAGTGCGTCAGGTTGCATGCCAGGGTTGGTACATACTTTATACTCGACCTTATCCATGCCATGTGCATACATCTTGTCTAATGGGGTGATGTCAATTTCAACCCAACCCTTTGGCATTCCTAATTGTTGAATGCTGGCAGAGATTTCCTGGGCTAACTTGGGGGCGTGCTCTTGTCTGGCACGTCTTAAACAGTTTGCGGCTTGCTCATAAGCCGCCACCAATTCACGATGTTGTCGTTGTAAATCCGCTAACTTAGCTTCACTGTCTTGTAATAACGTTAATTGTTTCTGTAAACGTTGTGCATGTTCTGCCAGTTGGCTGCTATCAACGTGATATTTTCGCGCCAGCTGATGAATGATGCTCATGCGGCTTTCTATTTCATGCAAACGCTCTGGATCAAGATGCACCCGCTCAGCAAATTGCTGCATTTCGCCAATGGCCTCTTCACATTGAATTAAAGCACCGTTAATTAATTCATAGGTATTTTTAATTTGCGCTTGCTCTTGGGGTAGTTGACTAAGCAATTGCAAAATATGATTTAAGCTCGTACACACATTTGGCTCATCTTCAGCATTTAATAAACCATGAATATTCTGACTGTGTTGCAAATATTCTTTTGCATGGTGCAACATTTGATGCTCTTGATACAAAGTATCAATTTCATTCTCTTGCAGATTTAAGGTGGAAAGTTCTTCAATTTGAAATTTTAATAATTCAATACGATCGGCTTGTTGCTCTAAACCTTGTAAGGTATCAATTTCTTGTTGCACTTTCTGACATTGCTTATAAAGCCGAGCCACCTCATCAAACAGGGCATGATTCTTCGCATATTGATCTAATTGCTGGCGATGAGTGGCATGCTGCATCAGGGTTTGTGTCTGATGTTGCCCATGAATATGTACTAACTTTTCACTGAGTTCTTTTATTTTTTGTAGTGGAAAGGGTTGCCCATTAATGTATGATTTTGAACGGCCTTCTGCATAGATTACTCGACGTAAGTAGACTTCGCCGTCCTCACAAGGAATATCTTGTTCTGCCAGCCATTGCGCAGGCTCCGAATTTTGATGCACGTAAAAACCTGCAGTAATGTCGCATTTATCCTGCCCGGGACGAATTACTGATGCATCGGCACGTTCACCTAAAGCCAGTAATAACGCATCGATCATAATCGACTTACCAGCCCCGGTTTCCCCGGTAAAGGCGGTCATTCCCTGCGTGAAATCTAATTCCAGGTGTTGCACGATTGCAAATTGTTCAATGCACAAAGTTGTGAGCATGATTTATCCCTGATGTGTGGATTCCCAACCAAGCTTGGATCGTAATGTATCATAGTAATGATAATCAAGAGGATGCAACAATCGTAACTGATGTGCATCTTTTTGAATCGTAACTCGCTGTCCTGGTTTTACCATACGCGACTGATGCCCATCACAGCTCACACACAGATCGGCTTCATTGCCTTCATTAATGTGTAATTCAATTTTTGATTCGCCATCAACGACCAAAGGACGGGAGCTGAGGCTGTGAGAAAACATCGGCACCAGCACAATCGCATTCAATTCAGGATGCATAATTGGCCCACCAGCAGATAAAGCGTACGCTGTAGAACCAGTAGGGGTCGATAAAATCATGCCATCAGAACGATAATGACTAACCAACTGCTCATTTACGTATACAGAAAACTCGATTAAATGCGTTTCATTACCACGTGACAAAACCACATCATTTACCGCATCCCCTTCAAAATAAGTCTCTTTATCATCATAGATACGAGCATGCAATAAGAAGCGTTTTTCTTCTTTATATTGTCCGGCCAATACCGCACTAAGCTGGCTTTCAATATCATGAGGTAAAATATCAGTTAAAAAACCTAGGCGTCCGCGGTTGATCCCGATGACCGGCGTATTTACTTTCGTGGCCATACGAGCAGCGGAAATCAAACTACCATCTCCGCCAATCACAATGATCAAATCGTTTTTTTCACCCATCTCATTTTTAGTTAAGACCGGTAATTGCACGTCAAAACCCAGCAAAGTGTCAACGTCTTGATAGACGCTGACCTTTTGGCTTTCCAAAAACTCAACCAAGCGATTTAAGCTGTCGTTAACCCCTGGGTTTGCACGATGTTGGCGTGCATATAAAATCACACGCTTAAATTTAGTTTTATTCGTCACTATTTGCTCGAGATGCTTTTTTGCGCTCATGTTCTTTCAGCGCTTTTTTACGAATACGAATTGAATTAGGCGTTACTTCAACTAATTCATCCTCATCAATAAATTCCAAAGCTTGTTCCAACGTTAATCTGATTGGTGGCGTTAGGATAATATTTTCATCAGTACCTGACGCACGCATGTTGGTTAATTGTTTTTCTTTAGTTACATTCACGACCAGATCGTTGTCACGGGCATGAATACCAACCACCATACCTTCATAACACGGTGTTTGGTGTTCAACAAATAAACGTCCACGCTCTTGTAAGTTAAATAAGGCAAAAGCACGTGCAGCTCCTTGGCAGTTGGCGATTAATACACCATTCACACGCTTACCAATACGTCCTTTATATGCAGGACCATAATGATCGTACACGTGATACATCAAGCCTGTACCTGAAGTAGCGGATAAGAATTCGCTATGGAAGCCAATAAGGCCGCGAGTTGGGATGATGTAATCTAAGCGCACCCGTCCTTTGCCATCTGGAACCATATCTTGCATTTCACCACGGCGCTCACCCAATTTTTCCATGATTGCACCTTGATGGTTCTCTTCCACATCAACGGTTAAACGCTCATAAGGCTCTTGTTGTTCGCCATCAACTTCGTGCAGGATTACTTCTGGCTTACAAATTGCCAGCTCATAGCCTTCACGGCGCATGGTTTCAATCAGAATAGATAAATGTAATTCCCCACGACCAGAAACACGGAACTTATCCGGGTCATCGCAATCTTCAACGCGTAAAGCCACGTTGTGTAATAACTCAGTATCTAAACGCTCACGAATTTTACGTGAGGTAACAAATTTACCGTCTTGACCAACAAAAGGCGAATCATTTACCTGGAAGGTCATACTGATGGTTGGCTCGTCAACCGAAAGTGCAGGTAACCCCTCAACCATAGCCGGATCGCAAACTGTATCGGAAATCTTCAAGCCTTCGATACCAGTAATCGCGATGATATCACCAGCGCTTGCCTCTTCAATCTCAACACGTTCCAAACCTCTAAAGCCCAAGAGCTGTAATAAACGGCCAGAACGAATGTTGCCGTCTTTATCCATAATTTTCACAGGAGATTTTGCTTTGATTTGACCGCGAGTAATACGACCAATACCAATAGTCCCTACATAAGATGAGTAATCCAACGAACTGATTTGCATTTGGAATGGGCCTTCAGCATCAACTTGCGGTGCATGAACCTTATCAATAATCGTTTGCAATAAAGCGCTCATGTCCGTAGCTTCATCCTCTAGATTCAGCTTAGCATAGCCATTTAATGCAGAAGCATAAACAACTGGGAAATCTAACTGCTCATCGGTCGCACCAAGATTGTCAAACAAATCAAATACTTGGTCCATAACCCAATCAGGTCGAGCACCTGGGCGGTCAATTTTATTGATCACCACGATTGGATTTAATCCCTGTGCAAACGCTTTTTGCGTTACGAAGCGAGTTTGAGGCATCGGGCCGTCTACCGCATCAACCAGCAACAGCACGCAATCTACCATCGACAGAATTCGCTCAACTTCCCCACCAAAGTCCGCGTGTCCAGGAGTATCAACAATATTAATTTGATGATCATTCCAATACACGCAAGTGTTTTTAGCTAAAATGGTAATGCCTCGTTCTTTTTCCAAAGCATTAGAATCCATAACGCGCTCTACTTTAGGAGCTCGTTCATTAAGAGTACCTGTTTGTTGCAAAAGCTTATCAACTAGGGTGGTTTTGCCATGGTCTACGTGTGCAATGATGGCAATATTGCGAATCTGTTCAATCATAAATAGCCTTTAAAGGAAAAAACAATGTATTTGTTCATAGATTCGACATTATACATCAATAGGCCAGTAAAACCTATCCGACACGTTAATTATGCTAAATTCAATAGAATAAGTAGCCCGATGTTTTAAACTCATACAAAATAAAAACCGCTGATTTACTTTAAAATACACAGAAATAGCAAAGCTTTGCTAGACTAGTAGTGAGGAGCTTAAAAACGGGGGCTATATGCAACCATTAATTTTACATCCTACTGATATTAGCCAATGGCATGCCTTGGTTAATGAGGCTCAAGCAACGACTCGGCTTGTACTCAATGAAAACACTGAAAGTTATTTAGTGTTTCTATTAATGCGCTTTTCCCAAGGAACCAAGCTCATTGAATCCGTTGTTGCGCTCGACTTTTTAGAGTCGGTCCATAAACCACGTCCCATGCAAACCCAATATCTGCGAGATGTCGGTGATAAAAGCTTACTTTTCTGCGGTCTGTTTCCTGGAATCGCCAAGCGACGCCATGTAAGTCTCAATTATTTTTCCGAAATGGGACAGGCAGCTTATTTAAGTGTGAGTGAATTGGAGGCAAAACCTTCCTCTGAGCTTTTCATTGAACTTAGTGAGCAATTTATTAATTTACAACAAATCTTGCAGGCAATGCGCGGGCAATGTGTGCAACTAATCCAAACAGATTGTAATCTGTTGTCTGCGATTAAATTGACGTTACAGTAAATGATTAACGAAGCCTGGTTTAGGCAATGCTAGCCTTTGTTTAAAGAGTACATTGCCTCCCTGTTGCGAGCAACCAGGCTACATTTACTTATGGAATAACATGGCGACATCAATCGCATCGAAGAGGTATTCCTTGTTGCAAAAGTCACAACGAATATCTATTTTACCCTGTTCCTCTAATAATTCCTGGGCTTCTTTCTCGCCGAGAATATTAATCACCTGCCGCATTTTATCCAGACTACAACGGCATTGAAATTGAGTACCACGACTGTCAAAAACACGTACCTCAGTTTCATTATACAAACGATAAAGTAAGGTTTGATTATCTAAGGTTAACAACTCTTCTTCACTGACAGTTTGCCCTAATTGTACAGCGTACTCCCAAAACTGCTCTCGCTGTACCGTATCTTGCCCAGGCATTAATTGCAATAACATCCCCGCCGCAGCAGTTTCATTCACTGCCAACCAAACACGGGTAGATATTTGTTCGGACTGAGCAAAATAATTCATTAAATTTTCACTCATGGAAGTGGACTGTAAAGGCACCATACTTTGGTAGGAGTTGGTTTGATTATCCTGGTTAATCGTCATTACCATCTGCCCACTAAGGAAGGCCTTAGCATAATCTTCGGTTTCCAAAGATTCTTCAAAGCGCGCAAAAGCCCTTATATTGAGCTCATGATCACATTGAACCAAGAGCAAAGACAAACGCTTGTCTCCTTGAAATTGTAAACTCAAACTGCCTTCAAATTTAATACTGGATGCAAGTAATAAACATGAAACGATGGCCTCACCCAACAAATTTTTAACCATGGGAGGATAATTACGCTGAGCCATAATGGTTTGATAAGTTTTTTCAATGTGTACTATTTCGCCACGAATATTGGCATGTTCAAAAATAAAGCGTTGCAGGGTATCAGATTCTTTCATAATGAACTCAAGTGCAAAAATAGTGGGTATTCTATCTTAGTTTAGAACCTTATGAATAATATTTTATGTTAAAAATAGAGCATTCACGATGAATATCACAGGATTTTTCTATCGAATGATAGCCTAATAGGTTACTCTTACCGGAATTATATCAATATAGCTTCCCAGCATCACATTTTGCGCAACCGACAGGCGACCGTAGACCGCGCTCTGTCTCATCGGAAACAGAAACCCCGATTCACTATATTACCACTGACGGAGGAATCAGCTGGAGCCTAACTCTCCTATTGCCAGTACCAGCCAGCATAGCGACGACAATCTAACACTATTTTTACTCTTTTTTAGTGGAGAAATCCT
Above is a genomic segment from Legionella lytica containing:
- the typA gene encoding translational GTPase TypA, giving the protein MIEQIRNIAIIAHVDHGKTTLVDKLLQQTGTLNERAPKVERVMDSNALEKERGITILAKNTCVYWNDHQINIVDTPGHADFGGEVERILSMVDCVLLLVDAVDGPMPQTRFVTQKAFAQGLNPIVVINKIDRPGARPDWVMDQVFDLFDNLGATDEQLDFPVVYASALNGYAKLNLEDEATDMSALLQTIIDKVHAPQVDAEGPFQMQISSLDYSSYVGTIGIGRITRGQIKAKSPVKIMDKDGNIRSGRLLQLLGFRGLERVEIEEASAGDIIAITGIEGLKISDTVCDPAMVEGLPALSVDEPTISMTFQVNDSPFVGQDGKFVTSRKIRERLDTELLHNVALRVEDCDDPDKFRVSGRGELHLSILIETMRREGYELAICKPEVILHEVDGEQQEPYERLTVDVEENHQGAIMEKLGERRGEMQDMVPDGKGRVRLDYIIPTRGLIGFHSEFLSATSGTGLMYHVYDHYGPAYKGRIGKRVNGVLIANCQGAARAFALFNLQERGRLFVEHQTPCYEGMVVGIHARDNDLVVNVTKEKQLTNMRASGTDENIILTPPIRLTLEQALEFIDEDELVEVTPNSIRIRKKALKEHERKKASRANSDE
- the recN gene encoding DNA repair protein RecN, whose amino-acid sequence is MLTTLCIEQFAIVQHLELDFTQGMTAFTGETGAGKSIMIDALLLALGERADASVIRPGQDKCDITAGFYVHQNSEPAQWLAEQDIPCEDGEVYLRRVIYAEGRSKSYINGQPFPLQKIKELSEKLVHIHGQHQTQTLMQHATHRQQLDQYAKNHALFDEVARLYKQCQKVQQEIDTLQGLEQQADRIELLKFQIEELSTLNLQENEIDTLYQEHQMLHHAKEYLQHSQNIHGLLNAEDEPNVCTSLNHILQLLSQLPQEQAQIKNTYELINGALIQCEEAIGEMQQFAERVHLDPERLHEIESRMSIIHQLARKYHVDSSQLAEHAQRLQKQLTLLQDSEAKLADLQRQHRELVAAYEQAANCLRRARQEHAPKLAQEISASIQQLGMPKGWVEIDITPLDKMYAHGMDKVEYKVCTNPGMQPDALSKIASGGELSRIGLAIQLITAQQGSTPTLLFDEVDVGIGGVTAALVGQMLRKLGERLQVFCVTHQPQVAASAHNHFMVEKSSDNTQTFTRISLLQHAEKIDEIARMLGGLTITEQTRSHARELLQQSA
- a CDS encoding NAD(+) kinase, whose translation is MSAKKHLEQIVTNKTKFKRVILYARQHRANPGVNDSLNRLVEFLESQKVSVYQDVDTLLGFDVQLPVLTKNEMGEKNDLIIVIGGDGSLISAARMATKVNTPVIGINRGRLGFLTDILPHDIESQLSAVLAGQYKEEKRFLLHARIYDDKETYFEGDAVNDVVLSRGNETHLIEFSVYVNEQLVSHYRSDGMILSTPTGSTAYALSAGGPIMHPELNAIVLVPMFSHSLSSRPLVVDGESKIELHINEGNEADLCVSCDGHQSRMVKPGQRVTIQKDAHQLRLLHPLDYHYYDTLRSKLGWESTHQG
- the hslO gene encoding Hsp33 family molecular chaperone HslO produces the protein MKESDTLQRFIFEHANIRGEIVHIEKTYQTIMAQRNYPPMVKNLLGEAIVSCLLLASSIKFEGSLSLQFQGDKRLSLLLVQCDHELNIRAFARFEESLETEDYAKAFLSGQMVMTINQDNQTNSYQSMVPLQSTSMSENLMNYFAQSEQISTRVWLAVNETAAAGMLLQLMPGQDTVQREQFWEYAVQLGQTVSEEELLTLDNQTLLYRLYNETEVRVFDSRGTQFQCRCSLDKMRQVINILGEKEAQELLEEQGKIDIRCDFCNKEYLFDAIDVAMLFHK